Proteins from one Caulobacter sp. 73W genomic window:
- a CDS encoding enoyl-CoA hydratase/isomerase, giving the protein MTDASTKVRFELVDGVAVITLTDPATLNAASMEMAEQLSAALNQASETARAALLTGEGRGFCSGANLSGGGTAGRPIDDDGKPDVGASLEKVYNPLVTQFRDLPIPIVTAVNGAAAGIGCSLALLGDIIVAAEGAYFLQAFRRIGLVPDGGSTYLLPRLVGKARAMEMALLGDKIPAKTALEWGLINRCVADAELMPTAMALAIELANGPAALGHIRKLMWDSLDADWNDQLDAERRTQKAAGKTDDFLEGVAAFLSKRLASFKGR; this is encoded by the coding sequence ATGACGGACGCAAGCACCAAGGTCAGATTCGAGCTCGTCGACGGGGTGGCGGTGATCACCCTGACTGATCCCGCGACCCTGAACGCCGCCAGCATGGAGATGGCCGAACAACTATCGGCCGCCCTGAACCAGGCGTCGGAGACGGCGCGCGCGGCGCTGCTGACCGGCGAGGGCAGGGGGTTCTGCTCCGGCGCCAATCTGTCGGGCGGCGGGACTGCCGGGCGGCCCATCGACGACGACGGCAAACCCGACGTCGGGGCGTCCTTGGAGAAGGTCTACAACCCGCTCGTCACCCAGTTCCGCGACCTGCCCATCCCCATCGTCACGGCGGTGAACGGCGCGGCGGCGGGTATCGGCTGCTCGCTAGCCCTGTTGGGTGACATCATCGTGGCGGCGGAAGGGGCGTACTTCCTGCAGGCGTTCCGGCGCATCGGCCTGGTGCCCGACGGCGGCTCGACCTATCTGCTGCCCCGCCTGGTGGGCAAGGCGCGGGCCATGGAGATGGCCCTGCTGGGCGACAAGATCCCGGCGAAGACGGCGTTGGAGTGGGGCCTGATCAACCGCTGCGTGGCCGACGCCGAGCTGATGCCGACGGCCATGGCCCTGGCGATCGAACTGGCCAACGGTCCTGCCGCCCTGGGTCATATCCGCAAGCTGATGTGGGACAGTCTCGACGCCGACTGGAACGACCAGCTGGACGCCGAGCGCAGAACGCAAAAAGCCGCCGGCAAGACCGACGACTTTCTGGAAGGCGTGGCCGCATTCTTGTCGAAGCGGCTCGCCAGTTTCAAGGGCCGCTAG
- a CDS encoding DEAD/DEAH box helicase has protein sequence MTEFSDLGLSPTTLQAVADTGYTTATPIQAQAIPVALAGGDVLGIAQTGTGKTAAFTLPLIDRLAAGRAKARMPRALVIAPTRELADQVAASFEKYAKGTKLSWALLIGGVSFGDQEKKLDRGVDVLIATPGRLLDHFERGKLLMTGVQIMVVDEADRMLDMGFIPDIERIFKMTPPKKQTLFFSATMPPEITRLTKQFLNNPTRIEVAKPATTNDNITQYLARIPLSDPKAKRMTLRELISRSEVKNGIVFCNRKTEVDIVAKSLKVHGLDAAPIHGDLDQSQRMKTLADFRAGNLKLLVASDVAARGLDIPEVSHVFNYDVPHHADDYVHRIGRTGRAGRTGEAFMIVTPSDDKGLDKVLKLIGKTPNEAVVELDWSQAKDDRRPSEKSGRGRERGGRDRDRGERGGRGRSRSSENAAPVEAVEATEVVDTVNAAESAPKPRRERSRNRPERVEAPERAEGAERPERSERPERDRGGRADNRRDARPQPEAEGPRSSRGGVKAPRLPRDDDDRRVVGFGADVPAFLMRAPPRAAAVDAED, from the coding sequence ATGACAGAATTTTCTGACCTGGGGCTGAGCCCCACGACCCTGCAAGCGGTCGCCGACACCGGCTATACCACCGCTACACCCATTCAAGCCCAAGCCATTCCCGTGGCCCTTGCCGGCGGCGACGTCCTCGGCATCGCCCAGACTGGCACCGGCAAGACCGCCGCCTTCACCCTTCCGCTGATCGACCGGCTGGCCGCCGGGCGCGCCAAGGCCCGCATGCCGCGCGCCCTGGTCATCGCCCCGACCCGCGAACTGGCCGACCAGGTGGCCGCCAGCTTCGAGAAGTACGCCAAGGGCACCAAGCTGTCCTGGGCCCTGCTGATCGGCGGCGTGTCGTTCGGCGACCAGGAAAAGAAGCTGGACCGCGGCGTGGACGTTTTGATCGCCACCCCGGGCCGCCTGCTCGACCACTTCGAGCGCGGCAAGCTGCTGATGACCGGCGTGCAAATCATGGTCGTCGACGAAGCCGACCGCATGCTGGACATGGGCTTCATCCCGGACATCGAGCGCATCTTCAAGATGACGCCGCCGAAGAAGCAGACGCTGTTCTTCTCGGCCACCATGCCGCCGGAAATCACCCGGCTGACCAAGCAATTCCTGAACAACCCGACCCGTATCGAAGTCGCCAAGCCCGCGACCACGAACGACAACATCACCCAGTACCTGGCGCGCATCCCGCTGTCGGACCCGAAGGCCAAGCGCATGACCCTGCGCGAGCTGATCAGCCGGTCCGAGGTGAAGAACGGCATCGTGTTCTGCAACCGCAAGACCGAAGTCGACATCGTCGCCAAGTCGCTGAAGGTCCACGGCCTGGACGCCGCGCCGATCCACGGCGACCTGGACCAGTCGCAGCGCATGAAGACCCTGGCCGACTTCCGCGCCGGCAATCTGAAGCTGCTGGTGGCCTCTGACGTCGCCGCGCGCGGCCTGGACATTCCCGAAGTCAGCCATGTCTTCAACTACGACGTGCCGCACCACGCCGACGACTACGTGCACCGCATCGGTCGTACCGGCCGCGCCGGCCGCACCGGCGAGGCGTTCATGATCGTCACGCCGTCGGACGACAAGGGCCTGGACAAGGTCCTGAAGCTGATCGGCAAGACCCCGAACGAAGCCGTGGTCGAGCTCGACTGGAGCCAAGCCAAGGACGACCGTCGTCCTAGCGAAAAGTCCGGCCGTGGCCGCGAACGCGGCGGTCGTGATCGTGACCGTGGCGAGCGCGGCGGCCGTGGCCGCAGCCGTTCGAGCGAGAACGCCGCTCCGGTGGAAGCCGTCGAGGCGACCGAGGTCGTGGACACCGTCAACGCCGCCGAAAGCGCACCCAAGCCGCGCCGCGAGCGCAGCCGCAATCGCCCGGAACGGGTCGAGGCGCCGGAACGCGCCGAGGGTGCTGAACGCCCCGAGCGCAGCGAACGTCCCGAACGCGACCGTGGCGGCCGCGCCGACAACCGTCGCGACGCCCGCCCGCAGCCGGAAGCGGAAGGTCCGCGCTCCAGCCGTGGCGGCGTGAAGGCCCCGCGGCTGCCGCGCGACGACGATGACCGCCGCGTGGTCGGCTTCGGCGCCGACGTTCCCGCCTTCCTGATGCGCGCCCCGCCCCGCGCGGCGGCCGTGGATGCCGAAGACTAG
- a CDS encoding trehalose-6-phosphate synthase, which translates to MSRLIVVSNRVQFSSETGASATGGLAMAIGASLREHQGVWFGWSGQTTEKYTGHLQLDRIDGVTVAKVDLEPQDIEEYYNGYANKTLWPLFHDRIDLTAYERPFGEGYRRVNARFAEALRPLIQPDDIIWVHDYHLIPLGRELRRLGVKNRIGFFLHIPWPARQLLATLPRHPELVASLFDYDLVGTHAQAFQAALAGYIINEADGEVMPNGDAFAFGKHTRLGVFPIGIDVGDFEDAAGSTAAQESFERMRESLAGRQMIIGVDRLDYSKGLEERFLSYERFLADTPEAREKVFLLQIATVSRGGVEAYQDLRNRLDAVSGRVNGQFATFDWVPLRYVNSPYRRDELAGIYRAAHVGLVTPLRDGMNLVAKEYVAAQDPEDPGVLILSRFAGAAAQMKDALIVNPFSREDVADAIRRALAMPREERIRRWKSLIEGVRRDDVIAWRESFVEALAGLEPKARIAPAA; encoded by the coding sequence ATGAGCCGCCTGATCGTCGTCTCCAACCGCGTCCAGTTCTCCAGCGAGACCGGGGCCAGCGCCACAGGCGGCCTGGCCATGGCCATCGGTGCGTCCCTGCGCGAGCATCAGGGCGTGTGGTTCGGCTGGAGCGGCCAGACCACCGAGAAGTACACCGGCCACCTGCAACTGGACCGCATCGACGGCGTCACCGTCGCCAAGGTCGATCTCGAGCCGCAGGACATCGAGGAGTACTACAACGGCTACGCCAACAAGACCCTGTGGCCGCTGTTCCACGACCGCATCGACCTGACGGCCTATGAGCGTCCGTTCGGCGAAGGCTATCGCCGGGTGAACGCCCGCTTCGCCGAGGCGCTCCGCCCGCTGATCCAGCCGGACGACATCATCTGGGTCCACGACTATCACCTGATCCCGCTGGGGCGGGAGCTGCGCCGCCTGGGCGTGAAGAACCGGATCGGCTTCTTCCTTCACATCCCGTGGCCGGCCCGGCAGCTGCTGGCCACCCTGCCCCGCCATCCGGAGCTGGTGGCGTCGCTGTTCGACTATGACCTGGTCGGCACCCATGCCCAGGCGTTCCAGGCGGCGCTGGCGGGCTACATCATCAACGAGGCCGACGGCGAGGTGATGCCCAACGGCGACGCCTTCGCCTTCGGCAAGCACACGCGCCTGGGCGTCTTCCCCATCGGCATCGACGTGGGCGACTTCGAGGACGCGGCCGGCAGCACCGCCGCCCAGGAGAGCTTCGAGCGCATGCGCGAAAGCCTGGCCGGCCGCCAGATGATCATCGGCGTCGATCGACTGGACTACTCCAAGGGGCTGGAAGAGCGCTTCCTGTCCTATGAGCGGTTCCTGGCCGATACGCCGGAGGCGCGCGAGAAGGTCTTCCTGCTGCAGATCGCCACCGTCAGCCGCGGCGGGGTCGAGGCGTATCAGGACCTGCGCAACCGACTGGATGCGGTGTCGGGCCGGGTGAACGGCCAGTTCGCGACCTTCGACTGGGTGCCCCTACGTTATGTGAACAGCCCTTACCGGCGAGACGAGCTGGCCGGCATCTACCGCGCCGCCCATGTGGGCCTGGTGACGCCCCTGCGCGACGGGATGAACCTGGTGGCCAAGGAGTACGTGGCCGCCCAGGACCCGGAAGATCCCGGCGTGCTGATCCTGTCCCGTTTCGCCGGGGCCGCGGCGCAGATGAAGGACGCCCTGATCGTCAATCCGTTCAGCCGCGAGGACGTGGCCGACGCGATCCGCAGGGCCCTGGCCATGCCGCGCGAGGAACGCATCCGCCGCTGGAAAAGCCTGATCGAGGGCGTGCGGCGCGACGACGTCATCGCCTGGCGGGAAAGCTTCGTCGAAGCCCTGGCGGGTCTCGAACCCAAGGCCCGGATCGCGCCCGCCGCGTGA
- the otsB gene encoding trehalose-phosphatase → MHPAPLELSRTALFLDLDGTLAHFEPKPTDVGPNLYRNDLLRRLCGRLDGRLAVVSGRAMADLDRILEDCTPCLAGTHGLEFRHGGETRMAEAHPSLADAIEAFDAFAQTQKGLLVEPKALGVALHYRLAPETREACLDLAERVGAAYGLKVQDGHLVVELRTPGATKGDAVAAFMARSPFLGATPVFVGDDLTDEDGFREAVDQGGFGILVGESRPTRASFGLSGPDAVLRWLEDSLLDHQGAAA, encoded by the coding sequence ATGCATCCCGCGCCCCTCGAACTTTCGAGGACGGCGCTTTTCCTCGATCTGGACGGCACGCTCGCCCATTTCGAACCGAAGCCGACGGACGTCGGCCCCAACCTCTATCGCAACGACCTGCTGCGCCGCCTGTGCGGGCGCCTGGACGGTCGCCTCGCGGTGGTCAGCGGCCGCGCCATGGCCGATCTCGACCGCATTCTCGAGGACTGCACACCCTGCCTGGCCGGCACCCACGGCCTGGAGTTCCGCCACGGCGGCGAAACCCGCATGGCCGAGGCGCACCCTTCGCTGGCGGACGCCATCGAGGCCTTCGACGCCTTCGCCCAGACCCAGAAGGGTCTGCTGGTGGAGCCGAAAGCCCTGGGCGTCGCTCTGCACTACCGCCTGGCCCCCGAGACGCGGGAAGCCTGCCTCGACCTCGCCGAGCGCGTGGGCGCGGCCTATGGCCTGAAGGTCCAGGACGGTCATCTGGTCGTCGAGCTGCGTACGCCCGGCGCGACCAAGGGCGACGCCGTCGCCGCCTTCATGGCCCGCAGCCCCTTCCTGGGCGCGACGCCGGTGTTCGTAGGCGATGACCTGACCGACGAGGACGGCTTCCGCGAAGCCGTCGACCAGGGCGGCTTCGGCATCCTGGTCGGCGAGAGCCGCCCCACTCGCGCGTCGTTCGGCCTGTCGGGTCCCGACGCCGTGCTGCGCTGGCTGGAAGACAGCCTTCTGGACCATCAGGGAGCCGCCGCATGA
- the parE gene encoding DNA topoisomerase IV subunit B → MSQSPQSSLFDDALSPPPANPLPAREPAPAQAPAPAAAAPAPSPAPAPAASAPAPSSGYSAADIEVLEGLEPVRKRPGMYIGGTDERALHHLFAEVLDNSMDEAVAGHAKLIEVILDADGALTVKDDGRGMPVDPHPKHPGKSALEVIMTVLHAGGKFSGKAYETSGGLHGVGASVVNALSEILEVTVWRDGFEHRQEFSRGKPVGPLQQVAPSKKRGTAVKFLPDAEIFGEGAIFKPVRLYRMARSKAYLFRGVQIKWKCDPSRIHDQTPAEATFHFPNGLADFLAERTKGLETVTPEPFAGRIERQGEAGAVEWAIAWTPRGFGEADGFIQSYCNTVPTPEGGTHESGLRAVLVRGLKAYAELIGEKRGGILTADDVIAQAGTLISVFIRNPEFQGQTKEKLSSSDAQRLVENALRDPFDHWLTGSPKAARALLDFVVERAEERLKRRKDKEVQRASATRKLRLPGKLADCSGTAVDGAELFIVEGDSAGGSAKQARNRKTQAILPLRGKILNVASATGDKLVANKELSDLMLALGAQGGNKYREEDLRYERIIIMTDADVDGAHIASLLITFFYRTMPDMIRQGKLYMALPPLYRISHGGKTVYARDDAHKDELLATDFKNKKPEIGRFKGLGEMMAAQLKETTMDPAVRTLARVTLPRSEESVESLVETLMGRKPELRFRFIQENAEFAADDLDV, encoded by the coding sequence ATGTCCCAGTCTCCCCAAAGCTCTCTGTTCGACGACGCCCTGAGCCCGCCGCCAGCCAACCCGCTGCCGGCCCGCGAGCCCGCGCCCGCGCAAGCGCCAGCGCCCGCCGCCGCGGCTCCCGCCCCGTCTCCAGCCCCCGCTCCCGCCGCCAGCGCCCCCGCGCCCAGCAGCGGCTATTCGGCGGCCGACATCGAGGTGCTGGAAGGCCTGGAGCCGGTCCGCAAGCGTCCCGGCATGTACATTGGCGGCACCGATGAGCGCGCCCTGCACCACCTGTTCGCCGAAGTCCTCGACAACTCGATGGACGAAGCGGTCGCCGGCCACGCCAAGCTGATCGAGGTGATCCTCGACGCCGACGGCGCCCTGACGGTGAAGGATGACGGCCGCGGCATGCCCGTGGACCCGCACCCCAAGCACCCCGGCAAGTCGGCGCTGGAAGTGATCATGACCGTCCTGCACGCGGGCGGTAAGTTCAGCGGCAAGGCGTACGAGACCTCCGGCGGTCTGCACGGGGTCGGCGCGTCGGTCGTCAACGCCCTGTCGGAAATCCTCGAGGTCACCGTCTGGCGCGACGGTTTCGAGCACCGCCAGGAATTCTCGCGCGGCAAGCCCGTCGGCCCGCTGCAGCAGGTCGCCCCGTCCAAGAAGCGCGGCACGGCGGTGAAATTCCTGCCCGACGCCGAGATCTTCGGCGAAGGCGCGATCTTCAAGCCGGTGCGCCTGTACCGCATGGCCCGCTCCAAGGCCTATCTGTTCCGCGGCGTGCAGATCAAATGGAAGTGCGACCCGTCGCGCATCCACGACCAGACCCCCGCCGAGGCGACGTTCCACTTCCCCAACGGCCTGGCCGACTTCCTGGCGGAACGGACCAAGGGGCTGGAAACAGTCACGCCCGAGCCCTTCGCCGGCCGCATCGAGCGCCAGGGGGAAGCCGGCGCCGTGGAATGGGCCATCGCCTGGACCCCGCGCGGGTTCGGCGAGGCTGACGGCTTCATCCAGTCGTACTGCAACACCGTGCCGACCCCCGAGGGCGGCACCCACGAGTCCGGCCTGCGCGCGGTGCTGGTGCGCGGCCTGAAGGCCTATGCCGAACTGATCGGCGAGAAGCGCGGCGGCATCCTGACCGCCGACGACGTGATCGCCCAGGCGGGCACGCTGATCAGCGTGTTCATCCGCAATCCGGAGTTCCAGGGCCAGACCAAGGAAAAGCTGTCGTCCAGCGACGCCCAGCGTCTGGTCGAGAACGCCCTGCGCGACCCGTTCGACCACTGGCTGACCGGCAGCCCCAAGGCCGCCCGCGCCCTGCTGGACTTCGTGGTCGAGCGCGCCGAGGAACGCCTGAAGCGCCGCAAGGACAAGGAAGTCCAGCGGGCCAGCGCCACGCGCAAGCTGCGCCTGCCGGGCAAGCTGGCCGACTGCTCCGGCACGGCCGTGGACGGCGCGGAGCTGTTCATCGTCGAGGGTGACTCGGCCGGCGGCTCCGCCAAGCAGGCCCGCAACCGCAAGACCCAGGCGATCCTTCCCCTGCGCGGAAAGATCCTGAACGTGGCCAGCGCCACGGGCGACAAGCTGGTCGCCAACAAGGAACTGTCGGACCTGATGCTGGCCCTGGGCGCCCAGGGCGGGAACAAGTACCGCGAGGAAGACCTGCGCTACGAGCGCATCATCATCATGACGGACGCCGACGTCGATGGCGCCCACATCGCATCCCTGCTGATCACCTTCTTCTACCGGACCATGCCGGACATGATCCGGCAGGGTAAGCTCTACATGGCCCTGCCGCCGCTCTATCGCATCAGCCACGGCGGCAAGACGGTCTATGCCCGCGACGACGCCCACAAGGACGAGCTGCTGGCCACGGACTTCAAGAACAAGAAGCCCGAGATCGGCCGCTTCAAGGGCCTGGGCGAGATGATGGCCGCCCAGCTCAAGGAAACCACCATGGACCCGGCGGTGCGCACGCTCGCGCGCGTCACCCTGCCCCGTTCGGAAGAGTCGGTGGAGTCGCTGGTGGAGACCCTGATGGGTCGCAAGCCGGAGCTGCGCTTCCGATTCATTCAGGAGAACGCCGAGTTCGCGGCCGATGACCTGGACGTCTAG
- a CDS encoding amidohydrolase family protein, translating into MIRTMLFGGACALALTTAASAETVAITNAKIETVAAAGTIASGVIVLTDGKITAVGANVSVPSGARVIDAKGGVVTPGLIAPSSNLGASEIGGVRETRDDGSGTEMSAGFDIAYSINPDSPVIALARDGGVTGAAITPTLSGGGGGAHRDDGDAELEALQNYTAGRAGDGDPRLFAGQAALIRLAAGDTDIVTKAKVAVALDLGQAGARAAGGSRGAAIVLVKSAFEDARAFARNRSAFEKGATRDFGLSRIDLEALIPVIEGKTPLLVRVRRASDIRQVLKLAAEEKVKIILEGAEEGWIAAADIAKAGVPVIIDTQADLPDSFETLASRLDNAARLQAAGVAVAITGSRDFNNLRLQRLNAGLAVANGMPYQAALASVTAVPAKIWGMSSVGTLEVGKTADVVVWNGDPLETTTWPTAVFVGGQQQPTEYRGLKLRDRYARPAGAYPRAY; encoded by the coding sequence ATGATCCGCACCATGCTTTTCGGGGGCGCCTGCGCCCTCGCCCTGACCACGGCGGCCTCGGCCGAGACCGTGGCCATCACCAACGCCAAGATCGAAACGGTGGCGGCGGCCGGGACCATCGCGTCGGGCGTCATCGTCCTGACCGACGGCAAGATCACCGCCGTGGGCGCGAACGTGTCGGTCCCCTCGGGCGCCCGCGTCATCGACGCCAAGGGCGGGGTCGTGACCCCCGGCCTGATCGCGCCGTCCAGCAACCTGGGCGCCTCGGAAATCGGCGGCGTCCGCGAAACGCGGGACGATGGGTCGGGAACCGAGATGTCGGCCGGCTTCGACATCGCCTACAGCATCAACCCGGACTCGCCGGTCATCGCCCTGGCGCGTGACGGCGGCGTCACCGGCGCGGCCATCACCCCCACCCTTTCGGGCGGTGGCGGCGGCGCGCACCGCGACGACGGCGACGCTGAACTGGAAGCCCTGCAGAACTACACCGCGGGCCGCGCCGGCGACGGCGATCCGCGCCTGTTCGCGGGGCAGGCCGCCCTGATCCGCCTGGCGGCCGGCGACACCGACATCGTCACCAAGGCCAAGGTGGCCGTGGCGCTCGACCTCGGCCAGGCCGGGGCCCGCGCGGCCGGCGGCTCTCGCGGGGCGGCGATCGTGCTGGTGAAGTCGGCGTTCGAGGACGCCCGCGCCTTCGCCCGCAACCGTTCGGCCTTCGAAAAGGGGGCGACCCGTGACTTCGGTCTGTCGCGCATCGACCTCGAAGCGCTGATCCCGGTGATCGAGGGCAAGACCCCGCTGCTGGTCCGCGTCCGCCGCGCCTCCGACATCCGCCAGGTGCTCAAGCTGGCGGCCGAGGAGAAGGTGAAGATCATCCTCGAAGGCGCTGAAGAGGGCTGGATCGCGGCCGCCGACATCGCCAAGGCCGGCGTGCCGGTGATCATCGACACCCAGGCCGACCTGCCCGACAGCTTCGAGACCCTGGCTTCGCGCCTGGACAACGCCGCCCGGCTGCAGGCCGCCGGGGTCGCCGTCGCCATCACCGGCTCGCGCGACTTCAACAACCTGCGTCTGCAGCGTCTGAACGCTGGCCTCGCGGTGGCCAACGGCATGCCCTACCAGGCGGCCCTGGCTTCGGTGACGGCCGTTCCGGCCAAGATCTGGGGCATGTCCTCGGTCGGCACGCTGGAAGTCGGCAAGACCGCTGACGTCGTCGTCTGGAACGGCGATCCGCTGGAGACCACCACCTGGCCGACCGCCGTCTTCGTGGGCGGCCAGCAGCAGCCGACGGAATATCGCGGCCTGAAGCTGCGTGACCGCTACGCCCGACCGGCCGGGGCCTATCCCCGCGCCTACTAG
- a CDS encoding amidohydrolase, with the protein MLTGLAFAGASSAYAQAAKPAAKPAEKVVTKPLPAGLDPSAGAAPFASTYKPLPGRATAIVGATVLTATGQQIENGVVFFSGGKIVSVGGAGTAVPADVAVIDGKGKWVTPGVIDAHSHLGVYSSPGVQARSDGNEVTDPNTAQVWAEHSVWPHDPGFNRARAGGVTTLQILPGSANLFGGRSVTLKNVPSHTMQGMKFPGAPYGVKMACGENPKRVYGGRSRAPSTAMGNVAGYRAAWINAADYKRKWDDYRAKVEKGEKADAPKRDLQLDTLMGVLNGEILVQNHCYRGDEMAVMIDIGKEFGYRTTMFHHAVEAYKVGDLLAKEDVCFATWASWQGFKMESLDGIDANAAIAYKAGACTVIHSDDPIMTQRLNQEAALAMAAGNRIGMNINRAEAIAWITANPAKALGIGDKTGSLVAGKAADVVLWSSDPFSVYAKAEKVFIDGGLAYDRNDPQYQPKSDFELGQPGEGAFHQ; encoded by the coding sequence ATGCTGACGGGGCTGGCGTTCGCCGGCGCGTCCAGCGCCTACGCGCAGGCGGCGAAGCCCGCGGCCAAGCCCGCCGAAAAGGTGGTGACTAAGCCGCTGCCGGCCGGCCTTGATCCGTCGGCGGGCGCAGCGCCCTTCGCCTCGACCTACAAGCCCCTGCCCGGCCGGGCCACGGCCATCGTCGGCGCGACGGTGCTGACGGCCACCGGCCAGCAGATCGAGAACGGCGTCGTCTTCTTCTCCGGCGGCAAGATCGTTTCGGTCGGCGGCGCCGGCACCGCGGTCCCGGCGGACGTCGCCGTGATCGACGGCAAGGGAAAGTGGGTGACCCCCGGCGTCATCGACGCCCACAGCCACCTGGGCGTCTATTCCTCGCCCGGCGTGCAGGCCCGTTCGGACGGCAACGAAGTCACCGACCCCAACACCGCACAGGTGTGGGCCGAGCACTCGGTCTGGCCGCATGATCCGGGCTTCAACCGCGCCCGCGCCGGCGGGGTGACCACCCTGCAGATCCTCCCGGGCTCGGCCAACCTGTTCGGCGGCCGCTCGGTGACGCTGAAGAACGTGCCCTCGCACACCATGCAGGGGATGAAGTTTCCCGGCGCGCCCTACGGCGTGAAGATGGCCTGCGGCGAGAACCCCAAGCGGGTCTACGGCGGCCGCAGCCGCGCGCCGTCGACGGCCATGGGCAACGTGGCCGGCTATCGCGCGGCGTGGATCAACGCCGCCGACTACAAGCGCAAGTGGGACGACTACCGCGCCAAGGTCGAAAAGGGCGAGAAGGCCGACGCGCCCAAGCGCGACCTGCAGCTCGACACCCTGATGGGCGTGCTGAACGGCGAGATCCTGGTGCAGAACCACTGCTATCGCGGCGACGAGATGGCCGTGATGATCGATATCGGCAAGGAATTCGGCTACCGCACGACCATGTTCCACCACGCGGTGGAGGCCTACAAGGTCGGCGACCTGCTCGCCAAGGAAGACGTCTGCTTCGCCACCTGGGCGTCGTGGCAGGGCTTCAAGATGGAGAGCCTGGACGGCATCGACGCCAACGCGGCCATCGCCTACAAGGCCGGCGCCTGCACCGTCATCCACTCGGACGATCCGATCATGACCCAGCGCCTCAATCAGGAGGCGGCCCTGGCCATGGCGGCGGGCAACCGCATCGGCATGAACATCAACCGCGCCGAAGCCATCGCCTGGATCACCGCCAACCCGGCCAAGGCCCTGGGCATCGGCGACAAGACCGGCAGCCTGGTCGCCGGCAAGGCCGCCGACGTGGTCCTGTGGAGCAGCGACCCGTTCAGCGTCTACGCCAAGGCCGAGAAGGTCTTCATTGACGGCGGCCTCGCCTACGATCGCAACGATCCGCAGTATCAGCCCAAGTCTGATTTCGAACTCGGCCAGCCGGGTGAAGGGGCGTTCCACCAATGA
- a CDS encoding PadR family transcriptional regulator — translation MQDKMTYEAKSEAAETRRAQLLKGLAELALLSVLKARAHYGLEILDRLRGEAGLNLAEGTIYPLLHRLEKAGLTRAEWRIEEGGARPRKYYALTEIGRAELVEQQAEWTRVSASLGGFLERGGE, via the coding sequence TTGCAAGACAAGATGACTTACGAAGCAAAATCCGAAGCCGCCGAAACCCGGCGTGCGCAACTGCTCAAGGGGCTGGCTGAGCTGGCCTTGCTGAGCGTGCTGAAGGCGCGCGCGCACTACGGCCTGGAAATCCTGGACCGGCTCAGGGGCGAGGCTGGGCTGAACCTGGCGGAGGGGACGATCTACCCGCTGCTGCACCGCCTGGAGAAGGCGGGCCTGACCAGGGCCGAGTGGCGGATCGAGGAGGGCGGCGCCCGTCCTCGGAAATACTACGCGCTGACCGAAATAGGGCGCGCCGAACTTGTCGAACAACAGGCCGAGTGGACGCGTGTCAGCGCCAGTCTCGGCGGCTTTCTGGAAAGGGGTGGGGAATGA